A stretch of the Kushneria konosiri genome encodes the following:
- the mobC gene encoding plasmid mobilization relaxosome protein MobC, whose translation MKVAKTRLTNDEKIAWHQFCQANHVSESEMLRMMIQKVSGSTSDAGADVNHEPKSDKITVRLASENFKKVGVKAREEGFLNKTNWTTSAVLAALHRQPVLTNDEINILRRSCRELNAIGRNLNQVARALNVESSEEKRIKHEAIAALAKHIDEHCASVSELLNKNMNRWG comes from the coding sequence ATGAAAGTGGCCAAGACACGACTGACTAACGATGAAAAGATTGCTTGGCATCAATTCTGTCAGGCTAACCATGTCAGTGAATCAGAAATGCTAAGAATGATGATCCAGAAGGTGTCTGGCAGTACTTCAGATGCAGGTGCTGACGTTAACCATGAGCCCAAATCTGATAAGATCACGGTTCGGCTAGCATCTGAAAACTTTAAAAAAGTTGGGGTTAAGGCGCGAGAAGAAGGGTTCTTAAATAAAACCAACTGGACAACATCAGCTGTACTGGCTGCTTTACACCGACAACCCGTTCTTACCAATGATGAGATAAACATTTTGCGTCGGTCTTGCCGTGAGTTAAATGCAATTGGACGTAACCTTAATCAAGTGGCTAGAGCTCTGAATGTAGAGTCTTCTGAAGAGAAGAGAATCAAACATGAAGCTATCGCAGCTTTGGCTAAACATATAGATGAACACTGTGCATCAGTTTCTGAACTGTTAAACAAAAATATGAATCGGTGGGGGTAA
- a CDS encoding EexN family lipoprotein, translated as MGTKKISCARNTAVVALIGLVLTGCFEDSSDTGSVQTVDWYKAHDDDRKMTLQACSNNPGELRDTPNCINALQAERALSSGEPFELNLPHSMGEENS; from the coding sequence ATGGGCACCAAGAAAATTTCGTGCGCACGAAATACTGCAGTTGTGGCTCTGATTGGCTTGGTGCTGACAGGGTGCTTCGAAGACAGCTCGGATACCGGCTCTGTGCAGACCGTGGACTGGTACAAAGCGCATGATGATGATCGCAAGATGACTCTTCAGGCATGCAGCAATAATCCTGGTGAACTTCGGGATACACCGAATTGCATCAATGCACTCCAGGCAGAACGAGCACTATCCAGTGGTGAACCTTTCGAGCTCAACCTACCGCACTCCATGGGCGAGGAGAACTCATGA
- a CDS encoding type IV secretion system protein, producing MNLFEGMFSVVDQALDQYIINTATDLIAYITPIFTSMLIVWIAIWGYLMMFGKVNEPLQEGVFRILRIGFIMTLGLTVGTYMSVVVDVLAHGPEQVAAVITGSNGGAAAILDSLFSRVLAVADQAWNKAGVMSGDFGMYLVAILIMVFGGGVAIVVAFLLLASKVATTVLLAIGPLFIIGLLFNTTQRFFESWLGMVVNFGMLLVLGSAIGRMVIDVSEAFMNIVSSSTSNMASMTTSAYLIAFFALGILVLKQVPAVASALGGGVALATQGALGSAMSAMRPSKIRRQYRGVQRDARLAGNAAASPYRGAKSAYRAYQKRFGTGNTITGG from the coding sequence ATGAACCTGTTTGAAGGCATGTTCTCAGTTGTTGATCAGGCACTGGACCAGTACATCATCAATACAGCTACTGATCTCATCGCTTACATCACTCCGATATTCACCAGCATGTTAATCGTTTGGATAGCTATCTGGGGCTACTTGATGATGTTTGGCAAGGTCAATGAGCCCTTGCAGGAAGGTGTATTTCGTATCCTTAGGATTGGTTTCATCATGACGCTTGGACTGACGGTCGGTACCTACATGAGTGTTGTGGTGGACGTGCTGGCACACGGGCCAGAACAGGTGGCAGCAGTCATCACTGGGTCTAATGGAGGTGCAGCGGCCATTCTGGATAGCCTGTTTTCACGTGTCCTCGCTGTGGCCGATCAGGCCTGGAATAAGGCGGGGGTCATGAGTGGTGATTTCGGCATGTATCTGGTAGCGATTCTGATCATGGTGTTTGGTGGCGGTGTTGCCATCGTAGTGGCGTTTCTCCTGTTGGCCAGCAAGGTAGCAACAACGGTGCTGCTGGCGATTGGCCCACTCTTTATCATTGGTCTTCTGTTTAACACTACTCAACGTTTCTTCGAGAGCTGGCTGGGCATGGTGGTCAATTTTGGCATGCTATTGGTTTTGGGATCAGCCATCGGACGCATGGTCATTGATGTCAGCGAAGCCTTCATGAACATTGTGTCGTCCTCAACAAGCAATATGGCCAGCATGACAACAAGTGCCTATCTGATTGCTTTTTTTGCCCTTGGAATCCTCGTGCTGAAGCAGGTGCCCGCTGTCGCATCTGCATTGGGCGGGGGTGTGGCATTGGCAACTCAGGGCGCGCTAGGTTCCGCCATGTCTGCTATGCGTCCATCAAAAATTCGGCGTCAGTATCGCGGAGTGCAACGTGATGCCCGCTTGGCAGGCAATGCCGCAGCCTCTCCTTACCGTGGCGCCAAATCTGCTTATCGTGCCTACCAAAAACGTTTCGGGACCGGCAATACAATCACGGGGGGATAA
- a CDS encoding type IV secretion system protein: MGNNISCARKTAGIALLASIGLTQPALAGGIPVIDVSSLTQQMIQVQHMLDQIDQLKSQLETANRQLDSMSGVRGMGNVIDSVYDTAVDVEPSQVLIDTGIKGSNEHGLSGDVANLYDSGNRNTATWLGQSQKSLEQAQKRFSELTGLVAEVNNSPDQKDVLDLQARIGAEEVLLQNETAKLSMLRSQAEANQALHAQQIQQMRVASSGEPFELDW; this comes from the coding sequence ATGGGTAACAATATTTCGTGTGCACGAAAAACTGCCGGTATCGCTCTATTGGCTTCAATTGGGCTAACACAACCTGCTTTAGCCGGCGGGATTCCCGTTATCGATGTTTCGAGTCTGACCCAACAGATGATTCAGGTTCAGCACATGCTGGATCAAATCGACCAGCTGAAAAGCCAGCTCGAAACGGCCAACAGGCAGTTGGACAGCATGAGTGGCGTCCGTGGCATGGGCAATGTCATCGACTCGGTTTATGACACTGCCGTTGACGTCGAGCCTAGCCAAGTGCTGATTGATACCGGCATTAAGGGCTCGAACGAACATGGTTTGTCTGGCGATGTGGCGAACCTATACGACAGCGGCAACCGCAATACGGCGACTTGGCTTGGCCAATCCCAAAAATCCTTGGAACAAGCTCAAAAGCGTTTTAGCGAGCTGACCGGCCTTGTGGCCGAGGTCAATAACAGCCCGGACCAGAAAGACGTTCTGGACCTCCAGGCCCGTATTGGCGCTGAGGAAGTCTTGCTGCAAAACGAAACGGCCAAGCTATCCATGCTCCGTTCGCAGGCTGAGGCCAACCAGGCACTTCACGCTCAACAAATTCAGCAGATGCGCGTTGCATCATCAGGCGAACCTTTTGAGCTTGATTGGTGA
- a CDS encoding plasmid-related protein, with protein sequence MKVEDYLVERFGLLMSISDLADLLGRSPDGIRVSLYSDTEVSRKLKPTMVKVGRRVYFRTLQVKDALCLESSEYGA encoded by the coding sequence ATGAAAGTCGAAGATTATCTTGTTGAAAGATTTGGCCTGCTGATGAGTATATCGGATTTGGCAGATCTTCTGGGTCGTTCGCCTGATGGCATCCGGGTATCTCTTTATTCAGATACAGAGGTTTCTCGGAAGCTAAAGCCCACTATGGTTAAGGTGGGGCGTCGAGTTTATTTTCGTACGCTCCAAGTAAAAGACGCATTATGCCTGGAGTCTTCCGAATATGGTGCGTAA
- a CDS encoding DUF5677 domain-containing protein, whose product MVTLNNYFDTPEFNDAVVGFCEHKKQIPVLREVNDKLNGFFCEMALATTSHPEIKYTIQRVQYQYHLQRISEINSSLILCLREEKYISVEALSRVSLESTVNFLYLLGEEDNERASGFLKGYFKKNKYKARKWLEHSLETEDQKGIEQSSRLLESMDNGLASLQHKKNSKLKMWPDTIVQKFSAVNLKGAYFTLFASSSDSVHHGAEDVYNRTIVEQLDKKEKDKAIKYMMAENASFAIYLAVCSIEYSAEVFREFCHKLKEEKYLDALSRIQEKLYALHMAHENHHVDLFK is encoded by the coding sequence ATGGTCACTTTGAATAATTATTTTGATACCCCAGAGTTTAATGATGCAGTAGTAGGATTTTGTGAGCATAAAAAACAGATACCAGTTTTGAGAGAAGTAAATGATAAACTGAATGGTTTCTTTTGCGAAATGGCCTTGGCTACAACCAGTCATCCAGAAATAAAATATACTATCCAGCGTGTGCAGTATCAGTATCATTTGCAAAGAATTTCTGAAATCAATTCATCATTGATTTTATGCTTAAGAGAGGAGAAATATATATCTGTAGAAGCTCTATCAAGAGTGTCACTCGAATCGACAGTTAATTTTTTGTATCTTTTGGGCGAGGAAGATAATGAGCGCGCTTCTGGATTCTTAAAAGGATATTTTAAAAAAAATAAATATAAGGCAAGGAAATGGCTTGAACACTCTTTAGAAACTGAGGATCAAAAAGGAATTGAGCAATCCTCTAGACTTTTAGAGTCAATGGATAACGGTTTGGCATCTCTGCAACACAAAAAAAATAGTAAGCTTAAGATGTGGCCCGACACTATTGTACAGAAGTTTTCTGCAGTCAATTTAAAGGGGGCTTACTTTACTCTCTTTGCATCTTCTTCAGACTCGGTTCACCATGGTGCCGAAGACGTATACAATAGAACTATCGTAGAGCAGCTTGATAAAAAGGAAAAAGATAAAGCTATTAAATATATGATGGCTGAAAATGCCAGTTTCGCTATCTATTTGGCTGTTTGCTCTATTGAATATTCTGCAGAAGTTTTCCGAGAGTTTTGCCATAAGCTGAAAGAGGAAAAGTATCTTGATGCTCTCAGTAGGATTCAAGAGAAGTTATATGCGCTTCATATGGCACATGAAAACCATCATGTCGATTTATTTAAGTAA